In Bacillus toyonensis BCT-7112, a single window of DNA contains:
- the motA gene encoding flagellar motor stator protein MotA: MDFATIIGLILGFVAVVVGMVVKGADVTALLNPAAALIIFIGTFAAVCIAFPMNQLKRVPKLFKVLFGSNKKDLSYEQLLELFVHWTSESRKYGILSLEQQLDKFQDEFLLRGMKFVIDGVSAEDLEQILEAELEAIEERHAKGAAIFSQAGTYAPTLGVLGAVIGLVAALGNLTDIDKLGHAISGAFIATIFGIFSGYVLWHPFANKLKQKSAAEIEKKRLIIDCLLMLQEGTYPFIMKNRILGALSATERKKLEIGAEKNAE, from the coding sequence ATGGATTTTGCAACAATTATTGGACTCATTTTAGGATTTGTAGCGGTAGTAGTAGGGATGGTCGTCAAGGGCGCTGACGTAACAGCCTTATTGAATCCTGCCGCAGCATTAATTATTTTCATCGGTACATTTGCCGCAGTTTGTATTGCATTTCCGATGAATCAACTAAAAAGGGTTCCAAAATTATTTAAAGTTCTTTTTGGTTCAAATAAAAAGGATTTAAGTTACGAACAGTTGCTAGAATTATTTGTTCATTGGACATCTGAAAGTAGAAAATACGGTATTTTGTCTTTAGAGCAACAATTAGACAAATTTCAAGATGAATTTCTTTTACGTGGTATGAAATTTGTGATTGATGGCGTATCCGCAGAAGATTTAGAGCAGATTTTAGAAGCTGAATTAGAAGCAATTGAAGAAAGGCATGCAAAAGGAGCGGCGATTTTTTCACAAGCTGGTACGTATGCACCGACATTAGGGGTTTTAGGTGCTGTTATTGGTCTTGTAGCTGCGCTTGGTAATTTAACTGATATTGACAAGTTAGGACATGCTATTTCAGGTGCGTTTATTGCAACGATTTTTGGTATTTTTTCAGGTTATGTACTATGGCATCCATTTGCAAATAAGTTAAAGCAAAAATCTGCAGCTGAAATCGAGAAAAAACGTTTAATTATTGATTGTTTATTAATGTTACAAGAAGGTACATATCCGTTTATTATGAAGAACCGTATTTTAGGTGCACTTTCTGCAACTGAGCGTAAAAAGCTAGAAATAGGAGCAGAAAAAAATGCGGAGTAA
- a CDS encoding 5'-nucleotidase, lipoprotein e(P4) family, whose amino-acid sequence MKMKRGITTLLSVAVLSTSLVACSGTTEKTAAKEEKVKLTEQQLMADLWYQTAGETKALYYQGYNIGQLKLDAALAKGTAKKPAIVLDLDETVLDNSPHQAMSVKTGKGYPYKWDDWINKAEAEALPGAIDFLKYTESKGVDIYYISNRKTNQLDATIKNLERVGAPQATKEHILLQDPKEKGKEKRRELVSQTHDIVLFFGDNLSDFTGFDGKSVKDRNQTVADSKAQFGEKFIIFPNPMYGDWEGALYDYDFKKSDTEKDKVRRDNLKSFEAK is encoded by the coding sequence ATGAAGATGAAGAGGGGCATTACCACTTTATTATCTGTAGCGGTTCTATCTACATCGCTTGTAGCATGTTCAGGAACGACAGAGAAAACAGCGGCCAAAGAAGAAAAAGTAAAATTAACAGAACAGCAATTAATGGCTGATTTATGGTATCAAACAGCTGGCGAAACGAAAGCACTTTACTACCAAGGGTACAATATCGGTCAATTGAAGCTGGATGCAGCTCTTGCAAAAGGGACAGCAAAAAAACCTGCTATCGTACTTGATTTAGATGAAACTGTTTTAGACAACAGTCCTCATCAAGCAATGAGTGTAAAGACAGGAAAAGGCTATCCTTACAAATGGGATGATTGGATTAATAAGGCTGAAGCTGAAGCCCTTCCAGGCGCAATTGATTTCTTAAAATATACAGAGTCTAAAGGTGTAGATATTTACTACATCTCAAATCGTAAAACGAACCAACTAGATGCAACTATTAAAAATCTTGAGCGCGTAGGTGCTCCTCAAGCAACGAAAGAACATATATTATTACAAGATCCGAAAGAAAAAGGGAAAGAGAAACGCCGTGAACTCGTTTCTCAAACACATGATATTGTCTTATTCTTCGGTGATAACTTATCTGATTTCACTGGTTTTGATGGTAAATCGGTAAAAGATCGCAATCAAACAGTTGCAGATTCAAAAGCACAATTTGGTGAGAAATTCATCATTTTCCCTAATCCAATGTACGGTGATTGGGAAGGCGCTTTGTATGACTATGATTTCAAAAAATCAGATACGGAAAAAGATAAAGTCCGTCGTGACAACTTAAAATCATTTGAAGCAAAATAA
- the motB gene encoding flagellar motor protein MotB, protein MRSKKNRRGKKKKHDEHIDETWLIPYSDMLTLLFALFIVLFAMSSIDAAKFKQMAVAFRSELAGGTGNKEFLSDQKPNEEKELSANSLESEQIKKNAEAEVKQQEMNELKAVQKGIDKYIEEKQLSSSFKTDLTEKGLMVTILENVLFDSGKADVKLESLGIAKEMSNLLVSASPREITVSGHTDTVPIANAQFASNWELSTQRAVNFMQVLLQNKDLQPGKFSAIGYGEYRSIAQNDTPEGKAKNRRVEVFILPLTRNMQ, encoded by the coding sequence ATGCGGAGTAAAAAAAATAGAAGAGGTAAAAAGAAAAAACATGATGAGCATATCGATGAAACGTGGTTAATTCCGTATTCTGATATGTTAACGTTGTTATTTGCATTATTCATCGTATTATTCGCAATGAGTAGTATAGATGCTGCGAAGTTTAAACAGATGGCAGTAGCTTTTCGGAGTGAACTAGCAGGTGGAACAGGAAATAAAGAGTTTTTAAGTGACCAGAAGCCGAATGAAGAGAAAGAGTTGTCAGCAAATAGTTTAGAATCTGAGCAGATTAAAAAGAATGCTGAGGCTGAAGTAAAGCAGCAAGAAATGAATGAATTAAAAGCGGTACAAAAAGGTATTGATAAATATATTGAGGAAAAGCAATTATCGTCTTCTTTTAAAACCGATTTAACTGAAAAAGGATTAATGGTAACAATATTAGAAAATGTACTATTCGACTCGGGGAAAGCAGATGTGAAATTAGAATCGTTAGGGATTGCAAAAGAGATGTCTAACCTGCTTGTTTCCGCATCACCTCGTGAGATTACAGTATCTGGTCATACAGATACTGTTCCTATCGCAAATGCTCAGTTTGCATCAAACTGGGAGTTAAGTACACAGCGTGCCGTTAATTTTATGCAGGTATTACTTCAAAATAAAGATTTGCAACCAGGAAAATTTAGTGCAATTGGTTATGGAGAATACCGTTCGATTGCACAAAATGATACACCGGAAGGAAAAGCAAAAAATAGACGTGTAGAAGTGTTTATTTTACCTTTAACGAGAAATATGCAATAA